TGGCATCGAGGAAGCCCTTGTTGGTGTAAAACTTCCGGACCTGCGCCTTCGTATTGTTGAGCAGGGCATCGGTAACCACTTTGCCGCGGATCAGCTTGATCTTGTCCTTCAGATCATCGGCTTGGCCTTTGCTGATGCCGCTGAACTCAAACTTTGACAGCCGGGGCCGCTCTTTCAGATTGAAATCCAGAAAAATCTTCGTGCCCTCGGTGCGGGTGATGGATACACTCACGTCGCCCAGAATGCCCTGGTCCCAGAGGCGGCGAATGGCTTTGCCGATTTCTTCGCCCGGCACCGTAATAGGGTCGCCTATTTTCAGGCCCGACAGGCCAATAAGCGTATTGGTATCCAGATAGGTAGCTCCGCTGACGGTAATGCCACCCAACTCGTAGCGCTGAGGCTCGGCCCCACTAGCGGCCGGTACCTGGGCCCACGCCTCGGGCATGGCAGCACCACCGGACACCGCCAGCACTGTTAGCAGCAGGAAAAATTTATTGCGGAAAGAAATCATTCGAAAAACTTACGAAACGGTTAGCTGCTCACTGGTTTTGCCAAAGCGCCGCTCACGGCGCTGGTAGGCTTGGATGGCATCGTAGAAATGCTCGCGCCGGTAGTCTGGCCACAGTATTTCCGTAATATACAGCTCGGTGTAGGCCAACTGCCACAGCAGAAAGTTGCTGATGCGCTGCTCGCCACTGGTCCTGATCAGGAGCTCGGGGTCGGGCATGCCGGCGGTGGTCAGGTAGCCGGCCAGGGTACTTTCGGTTAGTTCTTCGGCCCGCAGCTTACCGGCGGCCACGTCAGCCGCCAGGCGCCGGGCCGCCTGCGTCAGGTCCCACCGGCCGCTGTAGCTCAGGGCCAGCACCAGCGTCATGCGGTTGCCGTCTTTGGTCAGCTCCATAGCTTCACGCAGCTCCCGCTGGCACGATTCGGGCAGCTGCTCAATCTGGCCAATGGCCTCCAGGCGGATACTGTTCTTGAGCAGCGTAGGCGTTTCCTGCCGGATGGTGTGCACCAGCAGCTGCATCAGGGCCATTACCTCGTGCTTGGGGCGGCCCCAGTTTTCCGTCGAAAAGGCGTAGAGCGTCAGATACTGCACGCCCAGCTCGGCGGCGCCTTCCACCGTATCCCGAACCGCCGTAATGGCGCTTTGGTGCCCGAAGATGCGCAGGCCGCCTTTCTGTTTTGCCCAACGGCCATTGCCATCCATAATGACGGCAACGTGGGCAGGTATATTCTGAGTGTCTAGTTCGGACCGGGCGGCCATCAGTACTTTTTGCGTAAAGAGGCTGCAAGTTACGCAAATGGTTGCATTAAGCCCGGCCCCCTCCCACTTCTAGCGCAGCAGCTTAGGATTGGCCTTATAGGAGTCGGGACAACTGATTTTATAAAAAGTATAGGAAATGCTCAGGCCGTTGTAGAAATACCAGTCCTGGTCGTGGGTATTCACCAGCAACGGGGTTTCGGTGCCCAGTTGGTCCAGCTCGTCGGTGAAGGCTTTGCGGGCTCCTACCTCCAGGCCCAGGTTCCAGCGCGGCGACAACGCCAGCTTCATGCCAATACCGGCCGGAATGGCAATGCCCAAGGTGCTGCCGCTCTGCTCCGCTGCGGCGAGGCCCCCGGCGGTGCTGATGGTACGGGTACGGGCCAGAAACCCGGCTACGCCCACAAACACGTAGGGCGTGAAGTGTACTTTCTCCTTGCGGTTGCGGTAGTCAAAGAAGTTATACTCGACGGCGCCGGCGGCTTCCAGGATATTGCCTTTCACGTTGGCCTGCCGGTGAGCGTGCAGCGGGGCCGTATTGCCGTTCACGCCCGGCACATTCGCATCGTCGGCCCGCACGAGTCCCCACAGGAAGCTGCCGCGCAGCGTAATGGGAGCCGACATATCTTTGCGGTAAAAAATCGTGGCGGCAGGGCGGTTGTTGGCAAACCGATACGCTGGCGCTATTTCTCCTTTGTATACCATTCCTCCCACGCCAATGCCCAGCTCACTGGTATTCTGGGCGGCAGCGGAGAAAGCAAAAAAAACACTCCCTGCTTGCACCAGGCAAACAAGGAGTGTTTTGAAGGGATTCGAATGCGTCATTAGACTGGCTGTAAGTGAAACTTGACAGCCAGTCCAGCTGGCTATCGGAATTTGGGGCTTTTAACGCGGGGAGCGAGAATGTAGTTTACATTGAGACCCGTAACGATGTACCAGTCCTTCTCATTGCCCTTGCCGCGCATTTCGCCGGGAACGTTGAAGTTGATGAACGTGCCGTCATCAGTGCGGGTGATGCCACGACCGAAGTAGCGGGCTTCGGCGCTGCCCAGTTTGGCTTGGTCGATGTATACACCGCTCACGTCGTCCAGGTAGTCGGTGAACGTCTTGCGCCAGCCGATTTCCAGGCCAATATCAAAGCTTTTGTTGAGTTTGTAACGAACACCACCACCGAAAGGGATAGAAATGTTGGTCAGGGCGTAGTCAACGCCTTCCGTGCGCAGGGGCTGCAGGTTCACGATTGCGCCCTGCGTTACACCTGTACCGGCAATATCGCCACCGCGCACCTCGCCGCGTGGATTGTGATGAAAAACAGCCACCCCAGCAAACACATAGGGCACAAAGTCGGGCCGTTTGATGTAGTTGTTGCGGTTCGCAATCAGGTCGAAAATACCCACTGCCGACACTTCAAAGATGTTGTTACGAAAATTCATGTTCCGGTGATAGCGGAAACGAGCATCCGGATCCGTCTTGTCAGCGGCTTTCTCGTCGTCACCGGTGATCTGGCCATATGCCAGGGCCACGCGAGCCGAGATACGGGGAGCGAAGCGGTGCGTGATATTGACGCCGATGTTGGGACGCGTGGCGGCGAAGCGCAGGCTCGGAATGCTGGCTTTCGGCACGATGTCGCCAAAGTAGTTCATGGCATTCAGGCTCACGCCCACGGAGTTGTACTGCTTCCGCTTACTGAACTGTTGCGCATTTGCCTCTGAGGCAACTAGTGAAACCACTAGCAGCAGAGCCAAAATGTGGGTGAAGAATTGCTTCATATTGAGCGAGATTAGAGATATGCGAAGGTGAAGAGCATCGTGAAACCAGTACGGGCACGAGTTCAGTTAGTGACAAAAGTAGAAGTTGCCGGGAACTTAAAAAAGAAATACTAGAAAAAGTCAATGTATTAGAGCGAGATACCCACCGGATTACGCTTGTCGAGCCCCCAATTCAACTTACTGCGTAACGTAGTCAGAAAGTTAACGTGGTTGAGCTTGACGAGACGCACCGCAAAATTCTCGCGGCGGACGGCAATCTGAATACCCGCGTCGACGGTGACGGAGCGCGAATCGAGCGACAACAGGAAGTTGTTACTGCGGCCTTCAATCTCGAAGGATATCACGCTCCGGTCGGAGACGATGAGCGGGCGAACATTCAGATTGTGCGGACATACGGGAGCAATGATAAAATTGTTGGTTTGTGGCAACATTACTGGTCCGCCGCAGCTGAGCGAATAGCCCGTGGAACCCGTGGGCGTAGCCACAATCAGCCCGTCGGCCCAGTACGAATTGAGGTACTCGCCGTCGATATACGTGTGCACGACAATCATGGAGGACGTGTCGCGCTTGAGAATAGAAAATTCGTTGAGCCCGAAGTTGATGCCCTCAAATACCTCCGGATCAGTATCGACGCGAATCAGGCTGCGCTCTTCGAGCACAAAATGGCCTTTAAACAGGGCATCAATGGCCTGAGAGATTTTCTCGACGGTGACCGTGGCCAGAAAGCCCAGGCGGCCGGTGTTGATGCCCAGAATGGGAATCTGCAGGGCCCCGACGTAGGTGACCGTGTCGAGCAGCGTGCCGTCGCCGCCGATGCTGAAGACAAACTGCACGCCGCGCAGCGAGTCGCCGCGCCGGAAGGTGCCGATACCGTCGGGCAAGGTCAGGCGGTTGTCGAGGTAGGTCCGAAACGACTCGACAATGATAACCTCGGTTTGGCGCGCCACGAGGTCGTCGAGGAGGGCCTGCAGAAACGGGACCGTTTCTTCATCGAAGGGTTTGCCGAGAATTGCGATTTTCATAGCAGAAAGGTAGCCGGAAGAGACGGGCCGGATCAGATGGGAAATTCGGTGCGCAGAAAAAACCCGCCCTGCCCCAGGGCATTGCGGGTGTACTCGAGGGTAAAAACCCGGTCGTAATACGTGACCAGGTGCAAACCGATGCCAGCGGCGGCCTGCACCCGGTTGGGCAGCCGGCTGCCCCGCTCGGCTCCGCGGCTGGCCACGTAGCCGGCATCGGCAAAGGTATTTAAATATAGAACCAGCGGAATACTATTGATTTTGGGGTTGCTGATTCCCTTCAGCCGGATGCGCCCGGCATCGAACAGGCGGTAGGAAACGCCCTGCTGCACAAGTCCATAGTGGCGCCCATCGACGACGTAGGGGTCGTAGCCGCGCACGAGGTCGGCGTAACCTAGGGCCCGGTTGTCGGCGTAGGCCAGGCGGCTCCCGACGCGCACCTGGGCCTGCACCCCGGCGCTATAGTAGAAGCCGCGGCCCAGGTCGAGGTACTTGGCGGCCTGCCCCCGAAACGTGGTAATGGGCGGCGCGGCATTCGTAAAAAACCGCTGCACCACGCCCACTTGCAGGTAGTGGCCCGTGAGCGGGTAGGCAAACGTATTGCGGTGGTTGAAGATAGAAGTCAGGGCCATGTCGACGTAGGTACGGCGGGCGGCCCCGAGAAAGTAGTCGGGGTTGCGGCGCAGCACCGAGTCGGAAATAGCCTCGCGGTGCAACGACACGTCGAGCAGGGTGCGGCGCTGCACGGTGTAGCGCCAGCGCAAGCCCGCCGTGACGTACTGCCGCTCGATGGGAAAGCCAGAATCGTCGCGGAAGTTGACGAGCTTATCCTCCACGGTGGCGTAATCGAGGGAACGGCTACGGAAGTAGGAAGCGCCGATGCCGAAGCCCAGGCGGCGGAGCTTGCCGTAGCCGGGCGTGTCGTAGAACAGCTCGTATTTGCGGTTGAAGCCCAGCTGCAGGTTGCCCCGCACTTCCTCGTTGCGGCCCCGGAAGTTTTTGCGCTCCAGGTGCAGGCCGTAATCGACGCGCCGCCACCGGTCGGGCCGGTCGAGCCAGGAGCGGAAGTTACGGTCGGCCAACGACAGGATGGGAATGGGAAACGTGTACCAGCGCTCCTGCACGCTGAAGAGCACCGTTATTTCCCCGTTGCGGCACACGGTCTGGGTGAGCACGCCGTGAAACAGCTGCAGGTTGAAGAGGCGCAGGCGGTTGGCTTCGAGGCGGCGGGCCAGGTGAGCGGCCGAAAGCGTGTCGCCCTCCCGAAAATCCAGCTCGGCCCGCAGAATCCGCTCCTTGGTGACTTCGTTGCCCACAAACAAAATG
This window of the Hymenobacter aquaticus genome carries:
- a CDS encoding isoprenyl transferase; the protein is MAARSELDTQNIPAHVAVIMDGNGRWAKQKGGLRIFGHQSAITAVRDTVEGAAELGVQYLTLYAFSTENWGRPKHEVMALMQLLVHTIRQETPTLLKNSIRLEAIGQIEQLPESCQRELREAMELTKDGNRMTLVLALSYSGRWDLTQAARRLAADVAAGKLRAEELTESTLAGYLTTAGMPDPELLIRTSGEQRISNFLLWQLAYTELYITEILWPDYRREHFYDAIQAYQRRERRFGKTSEQLTVS
- the porG gene encoding type IX secretion system protein PorG; amino-acid sequence: MTHSNPFKTLLVCLVQAGSVFFAFSAAAQNTSELGIGVGGMVYKGEIAPAYRFANNRPAATIFYRKDMSAPITLRGSFLWGLVRADDANVPGVNGNTAPLHAHRQANVKGNILEAAGAVEYNFFDYRNRKEKVHFTPYVFVGVAGFLARTRTISTAGGLAAAEQSGSTLGIAIPAGIGMKLALSPRWNLGLEVGARKAFTDELDQLGTETPLLVNTHDQDWYFYNGLSISYTFYKISCPDSYKANPKLLR
- a CDS encoding DUF6089 family protein, whose product is MKQFFTHILALLLVVSLVASEANAQQFSKRKQYNSVGVSLNAMNYFGDIVPKASIPSLRFAATRPNIGVNITHRFAPRISARVALAYGQITGDDEKAADKTDPDARFRYHRNMNFRNNIFEVSAVGIFDLIANRNNYIKRPDFVPYVFAGVAVFHHNPRGEVRGGDIAGTGVTQGAIVNLQPLRTEGVDYALTNISIPFGGGVRYKLNKSFDIGLEIGWRKTFTDYLDDVSGVYIDQAKLGSAEARYFGRGITRTDDGTFINFNVPGEMRGKGNEKDWYIVTGLNVNYILAPRVKSPKFR
- a CDS encoding NAD kinase, with amino-acid sequence MKIAILGKPFDEETVPFLQALLDDLVARQTEVIIVESFRTYLDNRLTLPDGIGTFRRGDSLRGVQFVFSIGGDGTLLDTVTYVGALQIPILGINTGRLGFLATVTVEKISQAIDALFKGHFVLEERSLIRVDTDPEVFEGINFGLNEFSILKRDTSSMIVVHTYIDGEYLNSYWADGLIVATPTGSTGYSLSCGGPVMLPQTNNFIIAPVCPHNLNVRPLIVSDRSVISFEIEGRSNNFLLSLDSRSVTVDAGIQIAVRRENFAVRLVKLNHVNFLTTLRSKLNWGLDKRNPVGISL
- a CDS encoding POTRA domain-containing protein is translated as MLAYLLVLLLGWLPTAPVSAPTAPPDSVRRSPLDSLVRARCPEYAVLHVASILFVGNEVTKERILRAELDFREGDTLSAAHLARRLEANRLRLFNLQLFHGVLTQTVCRNGEITVLFSVQERWYTFPIPILSLADRNFRSWLDRPDRWRRVDYGLHLERKNFRGRNEEVRGNLQLGFNRKYELFYDTPGYGKLRRLGFGIGASYFRSRSLDYATVEDKLVNFRDDSGFPIERQYVTAGLRWRYTVQRRTLLDVSLHREAISDSVLRRNPDYFLGAARRTYVDMALTSIFNHRNTFAYPLTGHYLQVGVVQRFFTNAAPPITTFRGQAAKYLDLGRGFYYSAGVQAQVRVGSRLAYADNRALGYADLVRGYDPYVVDGRHYGLVQQGVSYRLFDAGRIRLKGISNPKINSIPLVLYLNTFADAGYVASRGAERGSRLPNRVQAAAGIGLHLVTYYDRVFTLEYTRNALGQGGFFLRTEFPI